TCGGCCCGGATGCGCTCGAAGTAGCCGGAGCGGGCGTAGGCGGCCATCGGGTCCGGGTCCAGGCCCAGGTCGGCGCGGAGTTCGGCAAGCAGCGGCCGCACGTCGGTGTGGTACGCGTCCATCAGCACCGCGTTGGCGCCGAGTACGTCACCCGCCTGCTGCGCGGCGGCGAGCGCGTCGGCGTCGACGAGCAGTGCCTTGGCGGTGGCCTCCTGCACGTTCAGCACCGAACGGATGATCGCCGGGATCTTCGCCTCGATGTTGTGGCACTGGTCGAGCATGAAGGCGATACCGGCCTCCGGGCGCAGGGCGTCGCCGCGCACGATCTCGTACATGATGCGGAACAGCTGGAACGGATCGGCCGACCCGACCATGAGGTCGTCGTCGGCGTAGAACCGGGAGTTGAAGTCGAACGCGCCGAGCTTCCCGACGCGCAGCAGGAACGCCACGATGAACTCGATGTTGGTGCCGGGCGCGTGGTGTCCGGTGTCGATGACGACCTGCGCCTTCGGCCCGAGTTCCAGGCAGTGCGCGTACGCGGTGCCCCAGTCCGGCACGTCGGTGGTGTAGAAGGCCGGCTCGAACAGCTTGTACTCCAGCAGCATCCGCTGGTGGTCGCCGAGCCGGTCGTACGTCTCCCGCAGCGCGACGGCGAGCCGGTCCTGGCGGGTGCGGATGTCGTCCTGCCCGGGGTAGTTGGTGCCGTCGGAGAACCAGAGCTTCAGGTCGCGGGAGCCGGTGCGGTCCATGATGTCGACGCATTCGAGCAGGTGGTCGATGGCCTTACGCCGGACCGCCGGGTCCGGGTTGGTGACGCTGCCCAGCCGGTAGTCGTTGTCCTGGAAGACGTTGGCGTTGATCGCGCCGAGGGCGACGCCCTGGTCGGCCGCGTACCTGGCCAGGGCGGCGTAGTCGTCGACCCGGTCCCACGGGATGTGCAGGGCGACGGTCGGCGCGACCCCGGTGAGCCGGTGCACCACGGCCGCGTCGGCGATCTTCTCGTACGGGTCGCGCGGCACGCCCTCCTGTGGAAAGACCTTGAACCGGGTGCCGGAGTTCGCGTACGCCCAGGAGGGGGTCTCGATGCGCTGCGCGCGCAAGGCCTGTGCCACCCGGTCGCGGTTCGCGTCGCTCTGCGTCATGGTGCTTCTCCCGTCGGGGCGCCGAGGTGTGCCTCGATGTTGACGACGAACGGGGTCGCCTCCGCCTGCCGGCGGGCGCCCGCTCGTCCGGGGGCTCATCCGACCCCTTTATGAATCGTTTCAAGAGGCTCGGGTTGAGACTGTAGGGGTGGCTTCGGGAGGCGTCAAGGGCCCTGAAGGCATTCCCTCCTCGGGTTCGGACGACTCCTGCGCAACCTCGCCACCGCACCCCGCAGCCGGGCCCGACCACCGGACACACTCGGCGAAGAAACAGCGCCATGAAACGTTTTAAGGCGTTGTAGACTCCCCCGGCGGGGGCGGGCGGTACGCCCGGGACGTGCGCACGATCGGGCGAGGGGAGCGATGGCGGCGGCAAGCATCAAGGAGGTGGCCCGGCACGCCGGAGTGTCCCTGGGCACGGTGAGCAACGTGCTCAACCGGCCCAACAGCGTCACTCCCGCCACTCGGCAGCGCGTCCTCGACGCCATCGCCGAGCTCGGCTACGTACGCAACGACTCCGCACGACAGCTTCGCGCCGGTCAGAGCCGCACCGTCGCCATCGTCGTCCTCGACGTGGCGAACCCCTTCTTCACCGACGTGGTCCGCGGCGCGGAGCAGGTGGTCGAGGAGGCGGGAGCCATGCTCGTCGTGTGCAACAGCGGCGAGGACAGCGCCCGGGAACGCCGGCACCTCGAACTGCTCGAGGAGCAGCGGGTCCGGGGTGTGCTCATCACGCCGGTCGGCCACGGTCGCCAGCCCGACCTCGACCGGCTGCACCAGCGGGGCATCCCGGTGGTGCTCGTCGACCGGGGATCCGGCCGCGCCAGCCGGTGCTCCGTCGCGGTGGACGACGTGATGGGCGGCCGGCTCGCCATGGAGCACCTGCTGGACCAGGGTCACCGCCGTATCGCGTACCTGGGCGGTCCGTTCTCCATGCAGCAGGTGGCCGACCGGCACGCCGGTGCCGCAGCAGCGCTGGCGGAACGCGACAGCGCTACCGAACTACGGGTGGCGGCCACGGCCAGCCTCACCGTGACCGCCGGCCGACGTGCCGCCGAGGAGCTGGTCACCCTGCCCGCCCGGCAGCGCCCGACCGCCCTCTTCTGCGCCAACGACCTGATCGCGCTCGGTGTGCTGCAGGAGCTGACCGCTCGAGGGCTGCGGGTACCGGACGACGTGGCGATCGTCGGCTACGACGACATCGAGTTCGCCGGGGCGGCCGCGGTCCCGCTGTCGTCGGTCCGCCAACCCCGGGAGCAACTGGGGCGCACGGCGGCCCAACTGCTGCTCGAGGAGGCTGCGGCCGGCGAAAGGCACCGGCACCGGCACGTGGTGTTCCAACCGGAACTCGTCGTCCGTCGCTCGAGCGAACAGTCCCCGCACTGAGCCCTGCGCCGCCTCCCGGCCTCAGTCGACGCAAGCGACCCGGCCGTGTCCCGGAGACCCGGGACACGGCCGGCGCCGCTCAGCGGTCCACGGTCACCGTGATCGGTTTGCTCACGGTGGTGCCGGCGGCATTGCTGAACTCGACGACGTACGTGTGGTCGCCGGACGCGCGTCCAGTCACGGCCATCGCCGCCGTCTGCGCCTGCGGGGTGTTCGCGGTGAGCGCGCCCTCGGCCACGACGGCGCCGTTCTCCAGGAAACGGTACGACGTGGCGTTCGTGCCCCACCACAGGTTCGCGGTGACGCGGTACGTGCCGTCGCGGTCGGTGTTGTCGTGGCTGAGCACCGGTGTGGCGGGCGCGGCCTGCGTGACCTTCACCGTCAGCGGACGCGTCGCGGTGATCCCCTTGGAGTTGACGAGTTCGGCGGTGTAGACGTAGGTCCCGTTGGGCCGGCCGGTCACCGGAATCGCGATGGACTGCGGACCGACACCGCGGTACGCCAGCGCACGGGACGCCACCAGCTTGCCGTTCTCGTACAGCCGCACGGAGCTGGCGTTCTGACCCCACCAGAGGTTCATGGTGACGGTGTAGTCGCCGTCCTGGAGACCGGTGTCCCGGCCGTTGTCATGCGACAGCACACCCTGGCCGGGGACGGTGGCCGCGTCGTCGCGCAGCGAGATGTCGGCGACCGGCAGGCGGCTGATCTGCACGTCCTCCTTGTTGGTGGCGTAGGCGACGTAGAGGTGGTCCTTCCACACAATGCTCTTCGGGTAGCTGTAACCGAGGTTCTTGTACAGACCCACGTAGCGGAGCGGCTGGAGGTCCTCGGCGGTGCGCAGGTTGTAGGCCACGTCGAAGGTCACCCCGTCGGCGCTCACCAGCACCGACAGCGGGTAGCGGTTGCGGGTCCCGGTCGGGTTGCCGACCAGGTACGCGGTGCCGTCGGGCAGGTTGCCCGCGCTCTGCTTGGTGCGGCCGTCCGGCACGTTGGTGACGACCGAGTCCGACCAGGTCTCGCCGTTGTCGGTGCTCACCGCGGCGAGCTTGCGGAAGGTGTTGCCGCCCTGGTCACGGAACACCATCACGATCGACCCGTCGGCACGCTGGTACCAGCTCGGT
The nucleotide sequence above comes from Micromonospora pallida. Encoded proteins:
- the rhaI gene encoding L-rhamnose isomerase; its protein translation is MTQSDANRDRVAQALRAQRIETPSWAYANSGTRFKVFPQEGVPRDPYEKIADAAVVHRLTGVAPTVALHIPWDRVDDYAALARYAADQGVALGAINANVFQDNDYRLGSVTNPDPAVRRKAIDHLLECVDIMDRTGSRDLKLWFSDGTNYPGQDDIRTRQDRLAVALRETYDRLGDHQRMLLEYKLFEPAFYTTDVPDWGTAYAHCLELGPKAQVVIDTGHHAPGTNIEFIVAFLLRVGKLGAFDFNSRFYADDDLMVGSADPFQLFRIMYEIVRGDALRPEAGIAFMLDQCHNIEAKIPAIIRSVLNVQEATAKALLVDADALAAAQQAGDVLGANAVLMDAYHTDVRPLLAELRADLGLDPDPMAAYARSGYFERIRAERAGGQQAGWGA
- a CDS encoding LacI family DNA-binding transcriptional regulator; its protein translation is MAAASIKEVARHAGVSLGTVSNVLNRPNSVTPATRQRVLDAIAELGYVRNDSARQLRAGQSRTVAIVVLDVANPFFTDVVRGAEQVVEEAGAMLVVCNSGEDSARERRHLELLEEQRVRGVLITPVGHGRQPDLDRLHQRGIPVVLVDRGSGRASRCSVAVDDVMGGRLAMEHLLDQGHRRIAYLGGPFSMQQVADRHAGAAAALAERDSATELRVAATASLTVTAGRRAAEELVTLPARQRPTALFCANDLIALGVLQELTARGLRVPDDVAIVGYDDIEFAGAAAVPLSSVRQPREQLGRTAAQLLLEEAAAGERHRHRHVVFQPELVVRRSSEQSPH
- a CDS encoding exo-alpha-sialidase → MAPTALRTSLRTATLTALAVLATAAVPAPSFAATEPPLQVIAGLVDTTDPVAVGLPRAANAETITVAAPGDDDLKFNHGVVLMPFKNRLYAQWQSSAKDEDAPDTIVVYATSEDGTNWSASAPLTAPRTDGYTSSGGWWTDGETLVAYLNVWPSALTPRGGYTEYVTSTDGVRWSSPKRVLGADGQPVDGIIEQDVKALPDGRILTAFHVQPGLFVKPYYTDDPLGVSGWKQGQFTNQPNNSGMSRELEPSWYQRADGSIVMVFRDQGGNTFRKLAAVSTDNGETWSDSVVTNVPDGRTKQSAGNLPDGTAYLVGNPTGTRNRYPLSVLVSADGVTFDVAYNLRTAEDLQPLRYVGLYKNLGYSYPKSIVWKDHLYVAYATNKEDVQISRLPVADISLRDDAATVPGQGVLSHDNGRDTGLQDGDYTVTMNLWWGQNASSVRLYENGKLVASRALAYRGVGPQSIAIPVTGRPNGTYVYTAELVNSKGITATRPLTVKVTQAAPATPVLSHDNTDRDGTYRVTANLWWGTNATSYRFLENGAVVAEGALTANTPQAQTAAMAVTGRASGDHTYVVEFSNAAGTTVSKPITVTVDR